Genomic DNA from Proteobacteria bacterium CG1_02_64_396:
GGCCTGAATAAGGCTCGCTGTCCACGGGGCAACGCCGTTTCAGCCCCTCAATCGCGCACAAAACAGCCCCCCGTTCACTCAGCCCTGCTCGCCGACTCGGGTACGACAATCAACGACGGTTTAGCGCTCCCCCAATAGGGGGATGGGGCAAGTCCGACAGACTCCTAGGAGTCTGTCGGACTTGAGGTTCGGCCACGGGGAGGCCTCCTACGCGCAATGGCTTTTGCGTCGGTCCAGGCCTTGAAGCCCCCATCCCGGCGTCATCCCCGCCTGCGCGGGGATGACGCCGTGGGGGGGGCGGGACGCAATCGCGCCGGGGGCGGCGCTCCTACCACATTGCCTGCGCGGGGATGGCGCTTCGAGGGGGGTGGGGTGGTGGACCGGTAAGTCCGACAGGCTCCTAAAAACAGCGCTCCGACTTGCCACGAACGCTCGATCCTATGGTAGGAGCCCGGTCTCCGGGCGATTCACGGTCAACGCAGGATTGGATTTGGAGGGAAAGACCATCCGCAAGAGCGGTTCGACGGAGGTTGGGGCACCGGCTGCATCGCCCGCAGACCGGGCTTCTACTCCTGCCACAGGCCGCTTTCCCCAAAAAACCCGATCATCCCGAGCTTGTCGAGGGATGGCGCGAACAACCCCCGCCCCCATTCCACCCTCGCTTTTATAATCTGCGTTCATCTGCGTCATCGCTGAAAAAAGCTTTTGAAATCCCCCCCATACCCCTTCCCGCCCATTCGGGGCAAAATCCCCCCACGACGTTTGATCCTCAACCTCCAGCGAGACCGCCATGCGCCACGTCCACGAAGAACCCAACACCCCCTACGACCTGGCCGCCCAACAATCGGTGGAGCTGGCCAACCAACTCGCCGACGCCGACCAGGAGGCCGACATTTGGGACATCGCCGACGGCCTGTTGGCCGGAGCGATCCATTACTGGCTCTACAGCCGCCAGCCCTGCGAAGACCCCAAATGCAACGAATGTCTGCACACCGCCGAGGAGCGGATGGGTGATTTGATGCAGATGGCCAAAGAGATGGCCGAGAACAGCACCTATTACCACACCCCGAACGACCGCAACGTCGGGCGAGCTTGAGGGGGTTGATCGCAAAAGGGAAAGGCGTCATTCCGGAGCCCCGAAGGGGAATCCTGAATCCACCCGAAACCCCGCCTGCACCACAAGATGATCCCACCCCACGTCGAGGCGGCGTTGCAGGAGCACACCGAGTATGTGCTGCGCGGCCAGGGGCGCTCGAATACCCCTATCGGGGGAGCGACGAGGTATTGCAAGGCGGCCCCTGAAGCGGCGGAGTTTTCCTTACTCCCCCTCCAGCCGCGCCACTCGAATCGGCGCGGGCGGATGGCTGTCGTGAAACGCCGAATAAAGGGGATCGGGGGTGAGGGTGGCGGCGTTGTCGGCGTAGAGCTTGACCAGTGCGGTGACCAGGTCGTGGCGGTCGGTTTGCTGTCCGGCGTAGCGGTCGGCCTCGAACTCGTGTTGGCGCGAATAGAGCGCCATCAAGGGATCAAGGAAGAAGCTGAAGACCGGCATCGCCAGCAAAAACAGGGCGATGGCGCCATGGGGGGAGGGGGTGGCGACGCCAAGACTGGCGTAGAACCAGGGTTCTGCAGCCAGCCAGCCCAGAATCCCCAGTGCCGCCAGCGAGGTGAGCCCCGTTAGCACCAGACGACGGCGGATGTGGTGCAGTTTGAAATGGCCCAGCTCGTGGGCCAGGACCGCCTCGATCTCGTCGGGGCTCAGCCGTTCGATCAGGGTGTCGTAAAAGACGATCCGCTTGCTTTTGCCGAAGCCGGTGAAGTAGGCGTTGCCGTGGCTGGAGCGGCGGCTGCCGTCCATGACGAAAATCCCCTGGCTGGTGAAACCGCTGCGGGCCAGAAGCGCTTCGATCCGGCGTTTGAGTTCCCCATCCTCAAGGGGGTTGAACGTGTTGAACCAGGGGGCGATGAAGGTGGGGTAGATCCAGATCATCAACACGATGAACCCCATCCACACCCCCCATAGCCACAGCCACCACAAGGGGCCGGCGGCGCTCATCAGCAGCAGGGCGACCCAAGCCAGCGGCAGGGTGACCGCCAACATCACCACCGCGTTTTTCAGGGTGTCGCTCCAAAACAGGGCCGGTGTGGTGCGGTTGAAGCCGAAACGGCTTTCGACCTTGAAGGTCTTCCACCAAGTCATCGGGATCTCCAACACCGTACCGATCAGCGCCAGCGACATCAGCACCCCGGTCCCGGTGACGACCGGCCCCAGGGCAAAGGTGCGCCAAAGTTGGTCGAGGCTGTTCAGCCCGCCCCCCAACGTCCACCCCAGCACAATCAACGCGCCGATGCCCACCTCCCACATCGACATTCGGGTGTTGACCCCGGTGTAACGGGCCGCCTTGGTGTGCTCGGCGAGCGAGATCGCCCCCTCGAAACGGGGAGGGACTTGGCCTGCATGGCGGGCGACAAAACCGATGTGGCGCAGCGCCAGCCACCACTCCACGGTGAGGGAGAGGGCGAGGAGGGCGAGGAAGATCGAGGTGAAAAGGGACATGGGTTTAGCTGTTCCTTTGATGTGCACGGCTTGATGTGGCTTGCCGCACACTGCGACGATTCGGTTATGGGGGGCTACCCTCACCCCGACCTGTCCCCCGTTGGGGGCTTCCTGCCGGTGAGAGGGACAGGTGGGGTTCGGCGGTGCTATCTGCGCCAGCATTGCATCTGGGCCAGGGAAAACGCCGGGGATTGTGGCCCAAATCCCTTCATGCCCCAAATCGGGATTCCCCCCTTGTCCATCCCCAATCTATGGTAACTTCTGCCCCTCGACCGCATTTCGCAAAACCGAGGTGGCCATGAAACGTAGACCCTCCCTTGCCGACCGCTTGATCCCCCATCTCGACCGCGCCCTGCGCACCCTCACCGCGTCGCCGATCCACCACCGCCCCGATCCGGGGGCTGAGGTCGAAGATCCCCAGCCGATGACCGAGGCCGAAAAGCGGCACGTCATCGGGTTGATGCGGGTCAACTATGCCGGAGAGGTGGCGGCCCAGGGGCTCTATCAGGGGCAAAGCCTGACCGCCAACCACCCAGAGCTGGTCGACAAACTCCATCACGCCATGAACGAGGAGGAGGACCATCTGGCTTGGTGCGCCGACCGGGTGCACGAGCTGGGGGGGCGGGTGTCGCTGCTGAATCCGATTTGGTACGCAGGATCGGTGGCCCTGGGGGCGGCGGCGGGGATTGCTGGGGATCGCTGGAACCTCGGCTTTTTGGCCGAAACCGAAAAACAGGTGGTCGATCACCTTCAGGGGCACTTGGAGACCATGCCCGATCAGGCGATGCGCGCCAAGGCGGTGGTCCAGCAGATGCAGGTCGACGAGGGGCATCATCGCGACATGGCCTTGCACCACGGCGGGGCGGAGCTCCCCGAACCGATTCCGTCGCTGATGAAACTCAGCAGCAAATTGCTGACTAAGGGCTCGTACTGGATTTAAGCCCGTGATCGCTTTGGGACCGGGAAGGGGGCTGAACAGCCGCGCTGCCAAAGGGGAAATTCCCTTGACAGCCCCGGTATTTCCGCCCCCTTTTCTTGACCGGTTTTACCCCTGACCGCTAGGATCCCGCCCTCTCAAACAGGGGGGCGTTGGCTTTATGACAAAGCCGTGGTCTTGTCGCCTTTTCGACCGAGGCCGCTTGGAAAAAACCTTTCAAAAATAAGGGCAAAGCGGTTGGTTGCCGGTTGGCCTTACCTTTGCGACGTTGTGATTGCTTCCGTTACTGCTCAACTTGAATTTTTGAATAGGGTCGCTTGTGACCGAGATCGTTCTCATCCTGGTATCGACCGTCCTGGTCAACAACTTCGTGTTGGCCAAGTTTCTCGGCGTCTGCCCTTTTCTTGGGGTCTCCAAGAAGGTAGAGACCGCTGCCGGAATGTCGCTGGCGGTGCTTTTCGTGATGACCCTGGCTTCGGTGATGTCGTGGGTGATCCAGCACTGGCTGCTCGTCCCCTTCGGGCTTGAGTACCTGCAAACGATCTCCTTCATTTTGGTGATCGCCAGCCTCGTGCAGCTCACCGAGATCGTCATCCACAAGGCCTCACCCGTTCTTTATCAATCCCTTGGGATCTTTCTGCCCCTCATCACCACCAACTGCGCGGTGTTGGGCGTGGCGATCCTGAACATTCAGCAGGAGCACACCTTCTTGCAGAGCACCTTTTACGGGGTCGGTGCCGCCCTGGGCTTTGCACTGGTGTTGGTCCTCTTTGCCGGACTGCGCGAGCGGATTGATCGCGCCGACATCCCCCGGGCCTTTCAAGGGCCCGCCATCACCATGGTGACTGCCGGGTTGATGTCGGTGGCGTTTCTCGGCTTCGCCGGTTTGGTCAAGGCTTGAATTTCATGAACCTTCTCAATCTTTCATATAAATCCTGTGGAGTTCCCCATGCTGTCCGCGATCCTGACGTTGGGGGGGCTTGCTCTCCTGGCGGGGCTGGGACTCGGATACGCCGGCAAGCGGCTTCGCGTCGAGGAAGACCCTCTGGTCGAAAAAGTCGACGCGATTTTGCCGCAGACCCAATGCGGTCAATGCGGCTATCCGGGTTGTAAGCCCTACGCAGAGGCCCTCGCCAACGGCGAGGCCGACATCAATCTCTGCCCCCCTGGTGGGGAGCGGGTGATTCGCGAGCTGGCCGAGCTGCTGGGGGTCGCCCCCAAGCCCTTGGATGGGGCGGAGCCCGTCCCCAAGGTCGCGGTCATCGACGAGTCGGCGTGCATTGGCTGCACCCTTTGTCTGAAGGCCTGCCCAGTCGATGCCATCGTGGGGGCGGTCAAGCAGTACCACACCGTGGTGCGCGGCGCCTGCACCGGGTGCGAGCTGTGCCTGGCCCCCTGTCCCGCCGATTGCATCACCATGCAGCCCCTTCCCCCCGACGTGCGCCAATGGCGCTGGAGCAGCCCCGACAAGGTGCCGCCCTCCGCCCCCTCTGCCGAGGAGAACCAAGCCTCGGACGACGCCCCCTCCGCATCGAAAAAGGCGGCTTGATCCCATGCTCGTAAAGCTCGTCAAAGGGGCGTTGGGACACACCTTTGCCCGGGGTGGGGTGCACCCTCCGACCGAGAAAAAGGCGACCCAAGGTTCCGCCATCGAAACCCTCGATCCGCAAGGTGAGGTGATCCTTGCCCTAAACCAGCACATCGGCTCCCCGGCGTTGCCGGTCGTGGCGGTGGGGGACCGGGTCTTTGTGGGGACAACCGTGGCCCGCGCTACCGGTTTTATCTCCGCCCCGCTGCACAGTTCCGTTTCGGGGACTGTTACCGCCATCGAAAACCGTCCCTCGACCCACGCCTCGGGTTTGGCGGTTCCCTGCATCGTCATCGCCTCCGACGGGCAATTCACCCCCGATCTCGGACTCAAGGCGCTGGGCGATTGTGGCAAGCTGGGCCGTGACACCCTGCGCGAGGCGGTGCGGCTGGCCGGTTTGACCGGATTGGGCGGCGCCTCCTTCCCCACGGCGGTGAAGCTTTCCCCCCCCTCGAACCATCCGGTCGAAACCCTGGTGCTTAACGGGGTCGAGTGCGAGCCGTTCCTGACCTGCGACCACCGTTTGATGCTGGAGGCCCCCGAGGCGATCATCGCCGGGGGACGGGCGATGGCCCGCGCGGTTGGGGCGGCCAACATCGTCATCGCCATCGAAGCGAACAAGCCCGACGCCATCGCGGCGATGAAGCAGGCGGCGGCCCCCTACCCCGAGATCGGCGTCGAGGTGTTGCCGGTCCGGTATCCGCAGGGTTCCGAAAAGCAGCTGATTCAGGCGCTGTTCGGGCTTGAGGTCCCCAGCCACGGGTTGCCACTCGACGTCGGGTTGGTGGTGCAAAACGTTGGGACCGCCTGGGCGGTCCACCATCTGCTGACCACCGGCGAACCGTTGGTCAGCCGGGTGGTGACGGTGACCGGCCCGTTGGTTCCGCGGCCGAAGAACCTGCGGGTCCGTTTGGGCACCCCGCTGCGTGAAATCCTGGCCGCCTGCGGCGTCGACGAGAAGGTGATGAACCGCGCCACCGCGATCCTGGGCGGTCCGATGATGGGGACGATCCTGCTCAATCCCGATGCTCCGTTGGTCAAGGGGATCGGCGGCATCCTGGTCATGGACGGCTCCGTGCAGGAGCGCAATCCCGACCCCTGCATCCGCTGCGCCCGCTGCGTCACGGCCTGCCCGACCGGGCTGCTGCCCAACGAATTGGGATGGTTTGCCAAGACCGATCAATTCGAGCGCAGCCAGGAATACGACCTGTTCGATTGCATTGAATGCGGTTGCTGCGCCTTCGTTTGCCCCTCCCGGATTCCGTTGGTCCACTACTTCCGCTACGCCAAGAGCCAGATCTGGTTTGCCGAGCGCGAAAAGCGCAAAGCCGACGAGGCCAAGGAGCGCTCCGACGCCAAGAAGGCACGCATCGAGCGGGAGGAGGAGGAAAAACGGCGCAAGCGCGAGGAGGTCAAGGCCAAGATGGCGGCGGCTAAGCAAGAGGCCGACGCGACCAAGGTGGCACAGGCTGCCGAAGAGACGAGTGGAGAGCAGGCATGAGCGGCCGGGTACTGGCATCCCCCTACATTCACTCCGGCGCTGCGGTCGACACCATCATGTATTGGGTGGTGGGGGCTTTACTCCCCGCCGCCGCCTGGGGTGTTTACTGCTTTGGCTGGCCCGCCTTCTGGACACTCTTTCTCGGAATCGGTAGCGCCATGGTCGCCGAATGGCTGACTTTGCGCGCCATGGGGCGCCCCAATCGGGTGCGCGATGGCTCGGCGGCCCTGACCGGTCTGTTGCTGGCGATGACCCTGCCCCCCTACGCCCCCTGGTGGCTGACGGTGCTCGGCTCGGTGGTCGCCATCGTCATCGGTAAGCAGATCTACGGCGGTCTGGGTTACAACCCCTTCAACCCCGCCCTGATTGCCCGCGTGATTTTGCTGGTGTCGTTCCCGGTCCACATGACGACCTGGCCGACCCCCATTTTTCTGCTCGACGCCGGGCTCGACCCCTACAACTTCATGCAGGGTCTGGCGGTGACCTTCGGTTCGATCCTGCCCCAAGGGGTCACCTGGGATACCGTCACCTCGGCCTCGCTGTTGGGGCAATACCGCACCGAACTCTCGGCTGGGGCAACGGTGGGTGAGGCGCTGACGGCGGGGTCGGGGTATCCCGGCTACAGCTGGGTCGATCTGATGTTGGGCCGCTCGGCGGGGAGCTTGGGCGAGGTTTCGGCCTTGCTCCTCTTGCTCGGCGGCGCGGTTTTGCTATTCAAACGAATCATCACCTGGCACATCCCGGTGGCGATGATCGGCGCGACCGTGGGGATGGCGGCGATCTTTTGGACCCTCGATCCCACCCATTACCTCGACCCCATGCTGCATCTGTTTTCGGGCGGTTTGATCCTCGGCGCCCTCTTCATGGCTACCGACATGGTCACCAGCCCGACCACCCCCAAGGGGCAGCTCATCTTCGGGGCGAGCATCGGCATCCTGACCTACGTCATCCGCACCTGGGGCGGTTACCCCGAGGGGGTGTCGTTCGCCATCGTCATCATGAACATGGCAGTCCCCTTCATCGATCAGTACACCCGTCCCCGTGTCTACGGTCATGGCCGTAAGGTCCAGGGTTTTAAGGGGGGCGCACGATGAAGGATGTGGCGAAGATGGCCCTGATTCTGGGCGCGGTGGGTGTGGTGGCGACCGGCATTTTGGCGGGGGTGGAGCAGGCGACCCGCGGGCCGATTCAAGAGGCGGTGCGGCAAGAGATCCTGGCCGGACTGACTGTGGTGCTTCCCCCCTTCGACAACGCCCCCGATCAAGACACGGTGGAGCTGGCGATTGGCGATCCTGCCGGAGGCACCCGCACCGTTTATCGGGCGCGCATCGGCAAAGAGGTGGTCGGTGCCGCCTTCGTCGAGACCGCCCCCGACGGTTATTCGGGACGGATCGACATCCTCATGGGGGTAACCGCCGCTGGGGTGCTCAGCGGTATCCGGGTGGTGCAGCACGCCGAGACCCCCGGCCTGGGCGATAAGATCGTCCTCGATCATGCCTGGGTCGACTTCTTCAAGGGCAAAGCGCTCGGCAATCCCGACGAAGCGCACTGGAAGGTGAAAAAGGATGGGGGGATCTTCGACCAGTTCACCGGCGCGACCATCACCCCCCGTGCCGTGGTCAAGGCGGTGAAACACGGACTGGATGAGTTTCAGTCGCATCGACTGACCATTCTGGGCATTCACAACTAACCGAGGTCCGAGATGGAAGATAAAAGCTACTCCTCCATTGCCGCCGACGGTTTTTGGAACAACAACGCCGTCTTTGCTCAGCTTTTGGGAATGTGCCCCCTGCTGGCGGTGACCAGCACCGCCGAGAATGGCATTGCCATGGGGCTGGCCTCGATGGTGGTGTTGATCGGGGCCAATTTCGTGGTTTCGCTGATCCGCCACTGGATTCCCCGCGAGGTGCGGATTCCCGCCTACATCGTGGTGATCGCCAGCTTCGTCACCGTGGTCGACCTGACCATGAACGCCTACGTCCACGACCTGCACAAAACCCTGGGGCTCTTCATCCCGCTCATCGTGGTGAACTGCGCCATCCTCGGGCGGGCCGAGGCCTTTGCCAGCAAGACGACCCCGGCGCGAGCCGCCTTCGATGGGGTGATGACCGGGCTGGGGTTCACCTTCGCCCTGTTCGTGCTTGGGGCGGTGCGTGAGGTGATCGGAATGGGGACGATCTTCGGAGTGTCGATCTTCGGGGGCGATTACATTCCGGTGCTGATGATGATCCTGCCCCCCGGCGCCTTCATCGCCCTGGGTTTCATTCTGGCTGGGGTACGGATCATCAACGACCGGCGCGAGGCCAAGAGGCAGGCCAAGCCGCATCCGGTCGAAAACCTACAGGTGCAAGAGGCAAGCGCCTAATTGAAGCGTGATCCCCGCGAAAGCGGGGATCCACCTCCAGGACGGCTCATTGAGTTTGGGTGGATTCCGGGTTCCCCTTCGGGGGCCCGAATGACGCCAACTCGGTGGTTAGTGAAGAACCTTTCCCTCGGGGGACTCATCCCCATCCCACACCGCTTCATCCTCCAGCTTCTCG
This window encodes:
- a CDS encoding peptidase M48, producing the protein MSLFTSIFLALLALSLTVEWWLALRHIGFVARHAGQVPPRFEGAISLAEHTKAARYTGVNTRMSMWEVGIGALIVLGWTLGGGLNSLDQLWRTFALGPVVTGTGVLMSLALIGTVLEIPMTWWKTFKVESRFGFNRTTPALFWSDTLKNAVVMLAVTLPLAWVALLLMSAAGPLWWLWLWGVWMGFIVLMIWIYPTFIAPWFNTFNPLEDGELKRRIEALLARSGFTSQGIFVMDGSRRSSHGNAYFTGFGKSKRIVFYDTLIERLSPDEIEAVLAHELGHFKLHHIRRRLVLTGLTSLAALGILGWLAAEPWFYASLGVATPSPHGAIALFLLAMPVFSFFLDPLMALYSRQHEFEADRYAGQQTDRHDLVTALVKLYADNAATLTPDPLYSAFHDSHPPAPIRVARLEGE
- a CDS encoding demethoxyubiquinone hydroxylase family protein — encoded protein: MKRRPSLADRLIPHLDRALRTLTASPIHHRPDPGAEVEDPQPMTEAEKRHVIGLMRVNYAGEVAAQGLYQGQSLTANHPELVDKLHHAMNEEEDHLAWCADRVHELGGRVSLLNPIWYAGSVALGAAAGIAGDRWNLGFLAETEKQVVDHLQGHLETMPDQAMRAKAVVQQMQVDEGHHRDMALHHGGAELPEPIPSLMKLSSKLLTKGSYWI
- a CDS encoding electron transport complex subunit RsxA — encoded protein: MTEIVLILVSTVLVNNFVLAKFLGVCPFLGVSKKVETAAGMSLAVLFVMTLASVMSWVIQHWLLVPFGLEYLQTISFILVIASLVQLTEIVIHKASPVLYQSLGIFLPLITTNCAVLGVAILNIQQEHTFLQSTFYGVGAALGFALVLVLFAGLRERIDRADIPRAFQGPAITMVTAGLMSVAFLGFAGLVKA
- a CDS encoding electron transport complex subunit RsxB, which encodes MLSAILTLGGLALLAGLGLGYAGKRLRVEEDPLVEKVDAILPQTQCGQCGYPGCKPYAEALANGEADINLCPPGGERVIRELAELLGVAPKPLDGAEPVPKVAVIDESACIGCTLCLKACPVDAIVGAVKQYHTVVRGACTGCELCLAPCPADCITMQPLPPDVRQWRWSSPDKVPPSAPSAEENQASDDAPSASKKAA
- a CDS encoding electron transport complex subunit RsxE, whose protein sequence is MEDKSYSSIAADGFWNNNAVFAQLLGMCPLLAVTSTAENGIAMGLASMVVLIGANFVVSLIRHWIPREVRIPAYIVVIASFVTVVDLTMNAYVHDLHKTLGLFIPLIVVNCAILGRAEAFASKTTPARAAFDGVMTGLGFTFALFVLGAVREVIGMGTIFGVSIFGGDYIPVLMMILPPGAFIALGFILAGVRIINDRREAKRQAKPHPVENLQVQEASA